A region of Parabacteroides pacaensis DNA encodes the following proteins:
- a CDS encoding SH3 beta-barrel fold-containing protein, with protein sequence METTYRKQIFKQAQEIQQATGKTFAVALAKAWQLYRFQQKLRQGIVVFSFERADGSVRKARGTLQGTERFVKGTGKENYKTVRYFDVDKQAFRSFKVENLIAIY encoded by the coding sequence ATGGAGACAACATATAGAAAGCAAATTTTTAAACAAGCCCAAGAAATCCAACAGGCTACGGGTAAAACTTTTGCGGTAGCTTTAGCGAAAGCTTGGCAATTATATCGCTTCCAACAAAAGCTCCGCCAAGGTATTGTAGTTTTTTCCTTCGAGAGAGCCGATGGAAGTGTACGGAAGGCAAGAGGTACGTTGCAAGGTACCGAACGCTTCGTCAAAGGAACCGGCAAAGAAAATTACAAAACCGTCCGCTATTTTGACGTAGACAAACAAGCATTCAGATCTTTCAAAGTAGAGAATTTGATTGCTATTTATTAA